The following proteins are co-located in the Frigidibacter mobilis genome:
- a CDS encoding sensor histidine kinase, whose amino-acid sequence MRYQGDMVDLPTRLAPAALRPLRLPRWGALLLLAVLLAAVVVVPGRERLARVALQEAESRGQNTLRLAVAGLRGELARFERLPQLIAQQDRIAEAVRPDAPPPSLDLANRYLNEVNRLLGSSDIYVMRPDGRTVAASNFNQPAPFNGQNFGYRPYFTEALAGGEGRFFGLGTTSRKRGYYFGAPVRRGAEVLGVVALKIDVDALEDAWRAADYEIIVTDPQGIVFMASRLAWHFGTLAPLSAEAQAEVAATRRYDGNPLTPLPLTAAGAFQGHDLLRLTEAEGTREFMVLSEDMPREGWTVNVLMDTASARAQAWTSTLASLLAVGLATLGLAVYLQRRGRMHERLQMQREAQAQLEHRVAERTRELDELNARLRGEVAERRATEAELRRTHSRLIQSGKLAALGQMSAALSHEFNQPLGALRNFADNALAYIDRGRVPEARENIGRIQGLVERMSGISRTLRNFARKPNRHLGAVDVHAVWADACEVIDWRLRGTGVALEVDLGPPPLQVQGGPVRLQQVLVNLVTNAIDSLEGRADGRVLVAAAAEAGAELGGRVRITVTDNGPGVAPGLAERIFDPFFTTKGVGRGLGLGLSISYNIVKDFGGDLRVTDAPGGGACFEIVLPVPAVGCLPAEEGDEDMGAA is encoded by the coding sequence GCTGGCCGTGCTGCTGGCGGCGGTTGTCGTGGTTCCGGGGCGCGAGCGGTTGGCGCGGGTCGCGCTGCAAGAGGCCGAGAGCCGCGGCCAGAACACACTGCGCCTTGCCGTTGCCGGCCTGCGCGGCGAGCTGGCGCGGTTCGAGCGCCTGCCGCAGCTGATCGCGCAGCAGGACCGGATCGCCGAGGCCGTCCGGCCTGATGCTCCTCCGCCCAGCCTCGACCTTGCCAACCGTTACCTGAACGAGGTGAACCGGCTGCTGGGGTCGTCGGACATCTATGTGATGCGCCCCGATGGTCGCACCGTGGCGGCCAGCAATTTCAACCAGCCGGCGCCGTTCAACGGCCAGAATTTCGGCTACCGCCCCTATTTCACCGAGGCACTGGCGGGGGGCGAGGGCCGATTCTTCGGGCTTGGCACCACCTCGCGCAAGCGGGGCTATTACTTTGGCGCGCCGGTCCGCCGCGGGGCCGAGGTGCTGGGGGTGGTGGCGCTGAAGATCGACGTGGATGCGCTGGAGGATGCCTGGCGGGCCGCGGATTACGAGATCATCGTGACCGATCCGCAGGGGATCGTGTTCATGGCCAGCCGCCTGGCCTGGCATTTCGGCACGCTTGCGCCGCTGAGCGCGGAGGCCCAGGCCGAGGTGGCCGCGACCCGGCGCTATGACGGCAACCCGCTGACGCCGCTGCCGCTGACCGCAGCGGGCGCGTTTCAGGGGCATGACCTGCTGCGCCTGACCGAGGCGGAGGGCACCCGCGAGTTCATGGTACTGTCCGAGGATATGCCGCGCGAAGGCTGGACGGTGAATGTGCTGATGGATACCGCCTCGGCCCGGGCGCAGGCCTGGACAAGCACGCTGGCTTCGCTGCTGGCGGTCGGGCTGGCGACGCTGGGGCTGGCGGTCTATCTGCAGCGCCGCGGCCGAATGCACGAGCGGCTGCAGATGCAGCGGGAGGCGCAGGCGCAGCTGGAGCATCGGGTGGCCGAGCGCACGCGCGAGCTGGACGAGCTGAACGCGCGGCTGCGCGGCGAGGTGGCCGAGCGGCGGGCGACCGAGGCCGAGCTGCGCCGCACCCACAGCCGGCTGATCCAGTCGGGCAAGCTGGCGGCGCTTGGGCAGATGTCGGCGGCGCTGTCGCATGAGTTCAACCAGCCGCTGGGGGCGCTGCGCAACTTTGCTGACAATGCGCTGGCCTATATCGACCGCGGCCGCGTGCCCGAAGCGCGCGAGAATATCGGGCGGATCCAGGGGCTGGTGGAGCGGATGAGCGGGATCAGCCGCACCCTGCGCAACTTTGCCCGCAAGCCGAACCGGCATCTGGGCGCCGTCGATGTGCACGCGGTCTGGGCCGATGCGTGCGAGGTGATCGACTGGCGGCTGCGCGGCACCGGCGTGGCGCTGGAGGTGGATCTGGGCCCGCCGCCGCTGCAGGTACAGGGCGGGCCGGTGCGGCTGCAGCAGGTTCTGGTCAATTTGGTGACGAACGCCATCGACTCGCTGGAGGGGCGCGCGGACGGGCGGGTTCTGGTGGCGGCGGCGGCAGAGGCCGGCGCAGAGCTGGGGGGCCGGGTGCGGATCACCGTCACCGACAATGGCCCGGGCGTGGCGCCGGGGCTGGCGGAGCGGATCTTCGATCCGTTCTTCACCACCAAGGGCGTCGGGCGGGGGCTTGGTTTGGGGTTGTCGATTTCCTACAATATCGTCAAGGACTTCGGCGGCGATCTTCGCGTAACGGACGCGCCCGGTGGCGGCGCCTGCTTCGAGATCGTGCTGCCGGTGCCGGCGGTGGGCTGCCTGCCCGCGGAAGAGGGAGACGAAGACATGGGCGCGGCATGA
- a CDS encoding sigma-54-dependent transcriptional regulator produces MSGGRILLVDDEADMLLSTSQTLDLAGFEVEAFSSVQPALDLVSFGFRGIVITDIRMPGMDGLSLMRRIHDIDPEIPVILVTGHGDVQLAVRAMREGAHDFVEKPFDGSQLAEITARALAYRRVVLENRVLRAAAGQVDDLETRLVGRTNPMVDLRRRIRTIGPTDADVLIIGETGSGKEVVARALHDQSPRANKSFIAIDCAALPANLIESELFGHEAGAFPGALRPRFGKFEHAQGGTILLDEIGSMPIDLQGKFLRVVQDRVITRLGSHEIRPLDVRFIATSRSPLEGEVAAGRFRADLLYRLNVVTLAVPPLSARREDVQLLFIKLVQEAASRHRRDPVPVPPQLLEEIARRDWPGNVRELRNAADRHALGIALQPAERPLASHRLADRVTGFEREAIVAALAAHGGRLKPVYESLGLSRKTLYEKMQKHGIDKAQFGVHPEDGAEE; encoded by the coding sequence ATGAGCGGCGGGCGTATCCTTCTGGTCGATGACGAGGCCGACATGCTGCTGTCGACCAGCCAGACGCTGGATCTGGCGGGGTTCGAGGTGGAGGCGTTTTCCAGCGTGCAGCCGGCGCTGGATCTGGTCAGCTTCGGGTTTCGCGGCATCGTCATCACCGATATCCGCATGCCGGGGATGGACGGGCTGAGCCTGATGCGGCGGATCCATGACATCGACCCGGAAATCCCGGTGATCCTGGTGACGGGGCATGGCGATGTGCAGCTTGCGGTGCGCGCGATGCGCGAGGGCGCGCATGACTTCGTGGAAAAGCCCTTCGACGGCTCGCAACTGGCCGAGATCACCGCGCGGGCACTGGCCTACCGGCGGGTGGTGCTGGAAAACCGGGTGCTGCGCGCCGCGGCGGGGCAGGTGGATGATCTGGAAACCCGGCTGGTAGGGCGGACGAACCCGATGGTCGACCTGCGCCGCCGGATCCGCACCATCGGGCCGACCGATGCCGATGTGCTGATTATCGGCGAGACCGGATCGGGCAAGGAGGTGGTGGCGCGGGCGCTGCATGACCAGTCGCCCCGCGCCAACAAGTCGTTCATCGCCATCGACTGCGCCGCCCTGCCCGCCAACCTGATTGAATCGGAGCTGTTCGGGCATGAGGCGGGCGCCTTTCCCGGCGCGTTGCGCCCGCGCTTTGGCAAGTTCGAACATGCCCAGGGTGGCACCATCTTGCTGGACGAAATAGGTTCGATGCCGATCGACCTGCAGGGCAAGTTCCTGCGCGTGGTGCAGGACCGGGTCATCACCCGGCTTGGCTCGCATGAGATTCGCCCGCTCGATGTGCGTTTCATCGCCACCTCGCGCAGCCCGCTGGAGGGAGAGGTGGCGGCGGGACGGTTCCGCGCCGACCTGCTCTATCGGCTGAACGTGGTGACGCTGGCGGTGCCGCCGCTGTCGGCACGACGCGAGGATGTGCAGCTGCTGTTCATCAAGCTGGTGCAGGAGGCCGCCTCGCGGCATCGGCGCGACCCGGTGCCGGTACCGCCGCAGCTGCTGGAAGAGATCGCCCGCCGCGACTGGCCCGGCAATGTGCGCGAGCTGCGTAATGCCGCCGACCGCCACGCGCTTGGCATCGCGCTGCAGCCTGCGGAGCGGCCTTTGGCCTCGCATAGGCTGGCCGACCGGGTGACGGGGTTCGAGCGCGAGGCGATTGTCGCGGCGCTGGCAGCACATGGCGGGCGGCTGAAGCCGGTCTATGAATCGCTCGGCCTGTCGCGCAAGACGCTGTACGAAAAGATGCAGAAACACGGGATCGACAAGGCACAGTTCGGGGTGCATCCCGAGGACGGCGCCGAGGAATAG
- a CDS encoding TAXI family TRAP transporter solute-binding subunit, which translates to MRILTAAAVAASLALSVSGAVAQDRADWPSSLTIGTASQGGTYFIYGTGLAGLITQKLGINTSAEVTGGPTQNATLVETGDHQIALLTMGPAYEAWIGKSELAPGLEHKNMRALFPMYQTPFEAVALKSSGISDVAGMDGKRVSVGPAGGTAAAYWPRFFEVLGVSPDVSFSGANDATGQVKDGLIDAFAFAAGVPISAFAQIAAENEVNIFGFTEEQRAQILEAMPEVAAFDVPGGLYQGFPEGHGTVAMWNFAVATADMPESLAYEITKMVMENNEAMMQIHATAAETLPENADKNSFLPFHPGAVKYFDEAGIAIPDELRG; encoded by the coding sequence ATGCGCATTCTTACTGCCGCCGCCGTTGCGGCGAGCCTTGCCCTGTCCGTTTCGGGCGCTGTTGCGCAAGATCGGGCCGACTGGCCCTCGAGCCTGACCATCGGCACGGCAAGCCAGGGCGGCACCTATTTCATCTATGGCACCGGCCTTGCCGGGCTGATTACCCAGAAGCTGGGGATCAACACCTCGGCCGAAGTGACCGGCGGTCCGACCCAGAACGCGACGCTGGTCGAGACCGGCGACCACCAGATCGCCCTGCTGACGATGGGCCCTGCCTATGAGGCCTGGATCGGCAAGAGCGAGCTTGCGCCGGGGCTGGAGCACAAGAACATGCGGGCACTGTTCCCGATGTATCAGACCCCGTTCGAGGCGGTGGCGCTGAAATCCTCGGGCATCTCGGACGTGGCGGGCATGGACGGCAAGCGTGTCTCTGTCGGCCCGGCCGGCGGCACGGCGGCTGCCTATTGGCCGCGGTTCTTCGAGGTTCTGGGCGTGTCGCCCGATGTCAGCTTCTCGGGCGCCAATGACGCGACCGGGCAGGTGAAAGACGGCCTGATCGACGCCTTCGCCTTTGCTGCCGGGGTGCCGATCTCGGCCTTCGCGCAGATCGCCGCCGAGAATGAGGTGAACATCTTCGGCTTTACCGAAGAGCAACGCGCCCAGATCCTGGAGGCGATGCCGGAAGTTGCGGCCTTCGACGTGCCGGGCGGGCTGTATCAGGGCTTCCCCGAAGGCCACGGCACCGTGGCCATGTGGAACTTTGCCGTTGCCACCGCCGATATGCCGGAAAGCCTCGCCTACGAAATCACCAAGATGGTGATGGAGAACAACGAGGCGATGATGCAGATCCACGCCACGGCCGCCGAAACGCTTCCCGAGAACGCCGACAAGAACAGCTTCCTGCCGTTCCACCCCGGCGCGGTGAAGTATTTCGACGAAGCGGGCATTGCGATCCCGGACGAGCTGCGCGGCTGA